One Brienomyrus brachyistius isolate T26 chromosome 24, BBRACH_0.4, whole genome shotgun sequence DNA segment encodes these proteins:
- the LOC125719913 gene encoding T-cell surface antigen CD2-like isoform X1 — MFPTRDFHQFVLIAMFLSCFHLQYGMAEQSFFGRSGDTVSLHPENLLSEDIVDIRWKYNDTPACSRRKGQTSCIEGYSIFPNGTLTLNASKSRGGTYSLDMYDTDGRSVQSPTITLRVLEPVSGAHVQSACTVDGWVTLRCSVTGGDDVTFRWTLNTTSENSTVSKERTATFYNLTPENLVCEVENAVSRQHTPTVALRCREYISVLITLGASVVIVLFCVALWSIRKTRPEEGRDVEDDVYVTMKGSCEAKREIKADVISKHDTYMLQPKRANDSGKTEDVEDIYV, encoded by the exons ATGTTTCCTACCCGCGATTTCCACCAGTTCGTTTTAATTGCCATGTTTCTCTCTTGTTTTCACCTGCAATATG gGATGGCAGAACAGAGTTTTTTCGGACGATCCGGAGATACCGTTTCCTTACATCCCGAAAATCTGCTTTCTGAAGATATTGTGGACATCAGATGGAAATATAACGATACGCCTGCATGCTCTCGCAGAAAAGGACAAACATCGTGCATTGAAGGGTACAGCATTTTCCCAAACGGCACACTAACGCTTAACGCCAGCAAATCGCGAGGAGGCACTTACTCTCTGGACATGTATGACACGGACGGGAGATCCGTACAGAGCCCCACGATCACACTCAGAGTCCTGG agCCCGTCTCCGGTGCACACGTCCAGTCGGCCTGCACAGTGGACGGATGGGTCACGCTCAGGTGCTCTGTAACCGGGGGAGACGACGTCACGTTCCGCTGGACGCTGAACACCACTTCCGAAAACAGCACCGTTTCAAAGGAGCGAACCGCGACTTTTTACAACCTGACACCAGAGAACCTCGTGTGCGAGGTGGAGAACGCTGTCAGCAGGCAACACACTCCGACTGTCGCTTTGAGATGCAGAG aatatatTTCCGTTTTAATTACTCTGGGAGCTTCGGTCGTGATTGTCCTGTTTTGCGTGGCGCTTTGGAGCATCAGAAAGACCCGGCCAGAGGAGGGGAGAG ACGTCGAAGACGATGTTTACGTCACAATGAAAGGCTCCTGTGAAGCCAAGAGGGAAATCAAGGCCGACGTCATCTCCAAACACG ATACGTACATGCTTCAGCCAAAAAGAGCAAACGACTCTGGAAAAACAGAGGATGTAGAGGACATATATGTTTAA
- the LOC125719913 gene encoding T-cell surface antigen CD2-like isoform X2, whose product MFPTRDFHQFVLIAMFLSCFHLQYGMAEQSFFGRSGDTVSLHPENLLSEDIVDIRWKYNDTPACSRRKGQTSCIEGYSIFPNGTLTLNASKSRGGTYSLDMYDTDGRSVQSPTITLRVLEPVSGAHVQSACTVDGWVTLRCSVTGGDDVTFRWTLNTTSENSTVSKERTATFYNLTPENLVCEVENAVSRQHTPTVALRCREYISVLITLGASVVIVLFCVALWSIRKTRPEEGRDVEDDVYVTMKGSCEAKREIKADVISKHEPSQLFHVSLTFHVPAQFEKLIRY is encoded by the exons ATGTTTCCTACCCGCGATTTCCACCAGTTCGTTTTAATTGCCATGTTTCTCTCTTGTTTTCACCTGCAATATG gGATGGCAGAACAGAGTTTTTTCGGACGATCCGGAGATACCGTTTCCTTACATCCCGAAAATCTGCTTTCTGAAGATATTGTGGACATCAGATGGAAATATAACGATACGCCTGCATGCTCTCGCAGAAAAGGACAAACATCGTGCATTGAAGGGTACAGCATTTTCCCAAACGGCACACTAACGCTTAACGCCAGCAAATCGCGAGGAGGCACTTACTCTCTGGACATGTATGACACGGACGGGAGATCCGTACAGAGCCCCACGATCACACTCAGAGTCCTGG agCCCGTCTCCGGTGCACACGTCCAGTCGGCCTGCACAGTGGACGGATGGGTCACGCTCAGGTGCTCTGTAACCGGGGGAGACGACGTCACGTTCCGCTGGACGCTGAACACCACTTCCGAAAACAGCACCGTTTCAAAGGAGCGAACCGCGACTTTTTACAACCTGACACCAGAGAACCTCGTGTGCGAGGTGGAGAACGCTGTCAGCAGGCAACACACTCCGACTGTCGCTTTGAGATGCAGAG aatatatTTCCGTTTTAATTACTCTGGGAGCTTCGGTCGTGATTGTCCTGTTTTGCGTGGCGCTTTGGAGCATCAGAAAGACCCGGCCAGAGGAGGGGAGAG ACGTCGAAGACGATGTTTACGTCACAATGAAAGGCTCCTGTGAAGCCAAGAGGGAAATCAAGGCCGACGTCATCTCCAAACACG AACCATCCCAGCTATTCCACGTGTCTCTTACATTTCATGTTCCAGCTCAGTTTGAGAAATTAATAAGGTATTGA